A region of uncultured Carboxylicivirga sp. DNA encodes the following proteins:
- a CDS encoding TonB-dependent receptor encodes MRLVIFLIAIFYSICAEAQTAIQGKVMDKRQQPIVGANIYLDGTYDGTTSDMEGQFELITYEKGQQVLVISSIGFQKFNYPFLADSTVAFLEIILEEKMNELESVVITAGTFEDGEKKQSMVLSAFDVASTASAQGDIYGAFNNVPGTQKVGEEGKLFVRGGESYETRTFMDGMYVADPFYSQVNNIPTRGRFSPLLFDGLLFSTGGYSAEYGQALSSVVALKTLGLENEDKSSLSLMSVGTGFSQVKAWEKSSLAFTADYINSALHNQMFGSDINWQSDPNLLNTSFMVRHKTGQSGLIKAFASVQLNRMEMLYDNFPSDQSQNLSLNDQSWYANTTYTDMIKEKWMIQSGWAYSYSKDKMLLDTIHMQTVNQDHHLRFKATHLTSESFKWKTGGEWFISQYGQDVKAGVAGAFLDYRNHQLAAFAEADWQVSPVVAIRFGGRTEYSSLLNKAEVSPRLSGAVKTGKNSQISMAYGTFFQNPQEDYLKINPHLQTEQSSHLIVNYQYKNEKRLLRIEAYQKEYDRLITFNNEFSFNPEDYTNMGYGSSNGIDLFWRDGNTFKNVDYWVSYSFSDSKRLYRDYPGEVTPPYASRHNLSMVWKQFVPAWSSFFCLTYGVASKRPYHNPNLEGFMQSKTNVYQDVSFNITYLTRVMNREAVLHLMLNNITGRKNIYGYEYRQSPDENGYYDGKAIVAPTKQQAVLVLMIML; translated from the coding sequence ATGCGTTTGGTAATCTTTCTCATAGCAATCTTTTATAGTATTTGTGCTGAGGCACAGACAGCAATACAGGGAAAAGTGATGGATAAGCGGCAGCAACCCATTGTTGGAGCCAATATCTATCTCGATGGAACTTATGACGGAACAACTTCAGATATGGAGGGCCAGTTCGAATTAATTACTTACGAAAAAGGTCAACAGGTACTTGTTATCAGCAGCATTGGATTTCAGAAATTTAATTATCCTTTTTTAGCAGACAGTACTGTAGCTTTCTTAGAGATCATCCTGGAAGAAAAGATGAATGAACTAGAATCGGTTGTAATCACAGCAGGTACATTTGAGGACGGAGAGAAAAAGCAGTCGATGGTTTTATCTGCTTTTGATGTGGCTTCAACGGCAAGTGCGCAGGGCGATATCTACGGTGCTTTTAACAATGTTCCGGGAACCCAGAAAGTGGGCGAAGAAGGTAAATTATTTGTAAGGGGTGGCGAAAGTTACGAAACCCGCACTTTTATGGATGGGATGTATGTGGCTGATCCATTCTATTCGCAGGTGAATAATATTCCAACCCGAGGACGGTTTTCACCATTGTTGTTTGATGGTTTGTTATTTAGTACGGGTGGATATTCGGCTGAGTATGGTCAGGCATTATCATCGGTTGTGGCATTAAAAACACTGGGACTTGAAAACGAGGATAAGTCCAGTTTAAGTTTGATGAGTGTCGGAACGGGATTTTCTCAGGTGAAAGCATGGGAGAAAAGTTCCTTGGCTTTTACTGCAGATTATATTAATTCGGCATTGCATAATCAGATGTTTGGTTCTGATATCAATTGGCAGTCCGATCCAAATTTGCTTAATACCTCATTTATGGTTCGCCATAAAACAGGTCAGTCTGGGTTGATAAAAGCTTTTGCCTCTGTTCAATTAAACCGGATGGAAATGCTGTATGATAATTTTCCATCAGATCAATCACAGAATTTAAGTCTGAACGATCAGAGCTGGTATGCCAACACTACCTATACAGATATGATCAAGGAGAAATGGATGATTCAGTCGGGTTGGGCCTATTCGTATTCGAAAGATAAGATGCTACTGGATACCATTCACATGCAAACAGTTAATCAGGATCATCATCTAAGATTCAAAGCGACTCACCTGACAAGCGAATCGTTCAAATGGAAAACCGGTGGAGAATGGTTTATATCTCAGTACGGGCAGGATGTGAAAGCAGGAGTTGCTGGTGCCTTTCTGGACTATCGTAATCATCAGTTAGCTGCATTTGCTGAAGCTGACTGGCAAGTCAGTCCTGTAGTAGCCATTCGTTTTGGTGGACGAACTGAATATAGTTCACTATTGAACAAAGCCGAAGTCTCTCCGCGACTGTCGGGTGCTGTTAAAACAGGCAAAAATAGTCAGATCTCCATGGCATATGGTACATTCTTTCAAAACCCACAGGAAGACTATTTAAAGATTAACCCGCATTTGCAAACAGAGCAATCTTCTCACCTGATTGTAAATTATCAGTATAAGAATGAGAAACGTTTATTGCGTATTGAGGCTTATCAAAAAGAGTACGATCGACTGATTACTTTCAATAATGAGTTCAGCTTTAATCCTGAAGATTATACAAATATGGGGTATGGATCATCCAACGGAATAGATCTGTTTTGGCGTGACGGTAATACCTTTAAAAATGTGGATTACTGGGTTTCTTATTCCTTCAGCGATTCAAAACGTTTGTATCGCGATTATCCTGGAGAAGTGACTCCACCTTATGCATCGCGCCATAATCTCTCAATGGTCTGGAAACAGTTTGTTCCTGCCTGGAGTTCATTTTTTTGCCTGACCTATGGGGTGGCAAGCAAAAGGCCTTACCATAATCCAAACCTGGAGGGTTTTATGCAAAGTAAAACCAATGTTTATCAGGATGTAAGTTTCAATATTACTTACCTCACCCGTGTTATGAATCGTGAAGCTGTATTGCATTTAATGCTAAATAATATCACAGGCCGTAAAAATATTTATGGTTACGAATACCGACAATCGCCTGATGAGAATGGATATTACGATGGAAAAGCCATTGTGGCACCAACAAAACAGCAGGCCGTTTTAGTCTTAATGATCATGTTATAA